A single window of Cryptococcus tetragattii IND107 chromosome 4 map unlocalized Ctg04, whole genome shotgun sequence DNA harbors:
- a CDS encoding heat shock protein sks2 — MSAEDVFEGAIGIDLGTTYSCVGVWQNDRVEIIANDQGNRTTPSYVAFTEGERLIGDAAKNQSAMNPLNTIFDAKRLIGRRYDDADVKKDMKHWPFTVIDKDGSPYVEVDYLNEKKTFSPQEISAMVLTKMKEIAEAKIGKTVKKAVVTVPAYFNDSQRLATKDAGAIAGLEVLRIINEPTAAAIAYGLDEKTEEERNVLIFDLGGGTFDVSLLTIQGKVFSVKATAGDTHLGGEDFDNNLLEHFKAEFKRKTKHDISDDARALRRLRSACERAKRTLSSVTQTTVEVDSLYQGTDFSSNITRARFEEINAAAFKSTVDPVDKVLKDSKIPAAKVDDIVLVGGSTRIPKIQSLVSEYFGGRQLNKSINPDEAVAYGAAVQAAVLTGQTSDKTADLLLLDVAPLSLGVAMQGDIFGVVLPRNTPIPSNKSRVFTTVEDNQTTVMFPVYEGERTQCKDNRLLGEFELSGIPPMPRGQAELVCTFEVDANGLLKVSAQDRASGRKAQITIQNSVGRLSSEEIQAMIKDAEQFKNADKDFSARHEAKSDLEAYLHTCEQSISAPELSMKIKRGARAAVESEIAKALEKLEQEDATADELKKAQLGVKRAMQKAMASAR, encoded by the exons ATGTCCGCTGAAGACGTTTTCGAGGGTGCCATTGGTATTG ACCTTGGTACCACCTACTCTTGTGTCGGTGTCTGGCAAAACGACCGAGTCGAG ATCATCGCCAACG ACCAGGGTAACCGAACCACCCCTTCTTACGTCGCTTTCACTGAGGGCGAGCGTTTGAttggtgatg CCGCCAAGAACCAGTCTGCCATGAACCCcctcaacaccatcttcGACGCTAAGCGATTGATCGGCCGACGATACGACGACGCTGACGTTAAGAAGGACATGAAG CACTGGCCCTTCACCGTCATTGACAAGGACGGCTCTCCTTACGTTGAGGTTGACTACCTcaacgagaagaagactttcTCTCCCCAGGAGATCTCTGCCATGGTTCTTaccaagatgaaggagattgctGAGGCCAAGATTGGCAAGACCGTCAAGAAGGCCGTCGTCAC CGTTCCTGCCTACTTCAACGACTCCCAGCGTCTCGCTACCAAGGACGCCGGTGCCATTGCTGGTCTCGAGGTCCTCCGTATCATCAACGAGCCTACCGCTGCCGCTATTGCCTACGGTCTTGACGAGAAGACCGAGGAGGAGCGAAACGTTCTCATCTTCGACTTGGGTGGTGGTACTTTCGATGTCTCTCTCCTTACCATTCAGGGTAAGGTCTTCTCTGTCAAGGCCACCGCTGGTGACACTCACCTTGGTGGTGAGGACTTCGACAACAACCTCCTTGAGCACTTCAAGGCTGAGttcaagaggaagaccaaGCATGACATCTCCGACGATGCTCGTGCTTTGCGACGATTGAGGTCTGCTTGTGAGCGTGCTAAGCGAACTCTCTCTTCCGTTACCCAGACCACCGTCGAGGTCGACTCTCTCTACCAGGGTACCGacttctcttccaacatCACCCGTGCCCGATTCGAGGAGATTAACGCCGCCGCTTTCAAGTCCACCGTTGACCCCGTTGACAAGGTCCTCAAGGACTCTAAGATCCCCGCTGCCAAGGTTGACGACATTGTCCTTGTCGGTGGTTCTACCCGTATCCCCAAGATCCAATCTCTCGTTTCCGAGTACTTCGGTGGCCGACAGCTCAACAAGTCTATCAACCCCGATGAGGCTGTTGCTTACGGTGCCGCTGTCCAGGCTGCTGTCCTCACCGGTCAGACCTCCGACAAGACCGCTgacctccttcttctcgatgtcgcccctctctcccttgGTGTTGCCATGCAGGGTGACATCTTCGGTGTTGTTCTTCCCCGAAACACCCCCATCCCCTCCAACAAGTCTCGAGTCTTCACCACCGTCGAGGACAACCAGACTACCGTCATGTTCCCTGTCTACGAGGGCGAGCGAACCCAGTGCAAGGACAACCGACTTCTTGGAGAGTTCGAGCTTTCTGGTATCCCCCCTATGCCCCGAGGCCAGGCCGAGCTCGTTTGCACTTTCGAGGTTGACGCCAACGGTCTCCTCAAGGTCTCTGCTCAGGACCGTGCCTCTGGCCGAAAGGCTCAGATCACCATCCAGAACTCTGTTGGCCGACTTTCTTCCGAAGAGATCCAGGCTATGATCAAGGATGCTGAGCAATTCAAGAACGCCGACAAGGACTTCTCTGCCCGTCACGAGGCCAAGTCTGACCTTGAGGCCTACCTCCACACCT GTGAACAATCCATCTCCGCCCCTGAACTTTCTATGAAGATCAAGCGAGGAGCTCGTGCCGCCGTTGAGTCTGAGATTGCCAAGGCTctcgagaagcttgagCAGGAGGATGCCACCGCCGACGAGCTCAAGAAGGCTCAGCTCGGTGTCAAGAGGGCTATGCAGAAGGCCATGGCTTCTGCCCGTTAA